The genomic segment AACAACAACAGAAACAATAAAAGAAAGTACTAAAATCTAAAATCATACCATGGCATCATTTGTTATAGAAGGCGGACACAGCCTCTCCGGTGACATTTATCCTCAAGGGGCAAAGAACGAGGTGTTGCAGATAATCTGCGCCACGCTGCTCACTGCCGAAGAAGTGACTGTACACAACATACCGGATATACTGGACGTGAACAACCTGATTCAATTGATGCGGGATATGGGAGTGAACGTTTCAAAGAAAGATATCGATACATATAGCTTTCAGGCTGCCAATGTAGATTTGACCTATCTGGAAAGCGATGAATTCCTGAAACGGTGCTCCAGCCTGCGCGGTTCGGTTATGCTGGTAGGACCAATGGTAGCACGTTTCGGCAAGGCTATGATTTCCAAGCCGGGCGGAGACAAGATAGGTCGCCGCCGCCTGGATACGCATTTCATCGGTATACAGAATTTGGGAGCAGACTTCGCGTATAACGAAAAGCGGGAAGTCTACGAAATATCCGCCCGACAGTTACAGGGCACTTATATGCTGCTGGATGAAGCATCTGTAACGGGAACGGCCAATATCCTAATGGCAGCTGTACTGGCAAAAGGGAAAACCACCATTTACAATGCCGCATGCGAACCCTATATACAGCAATTATGCCGGATGCTGAACCGCATGGGAGCCCGGATAGAGGGCATCGCCTCCAATCTGCTCACCATTGAAGGTGTGGATGAGCTGCATGGAACAGAGCATACTATCCTTCCGGACATGATTGAAGTAGGAAGTTTCATCGGCATGGCAGCCATGACGAAAAGCGAACTCACCATCAAGAATGTCTCACACGAAAATCTGGGTATTATCCCCGACAGCTTCCGACGCCTGGGCATCAAAATGGAGCAGCGCGGTGACGACATTCACGTTCCTGCACAGGAAACCTACCAGATAGAGTCTTTCATTGACGGTTCCATTATGACAATTGCCGATGCCCCATGGCCCGGACTCACTCCGGACCTGCTGAGTGTGTTGCTTGTGGTTGCCACACAAGCAAAAGGCAGTGTGCTGATACATCAAAAAATGTTCGAAAGCCGCCTGTTTTTTGTGGACAAGCTGATAGACATGGGGGCACAAATCATCCTATGCGATCCTCACCGGGCCGTAGTGATCGGGCACAATCATGGTTTCAGACTGCGTGGCGGAAACATGACATCTCCGGACATTCGTGCCGGCATCGCCTTACTGATAGCCGCCATGAGTGCCGACGGAATCAGCCGTATACACAATATCGAACAGATAGACCGCGGATACCAGGATATAGAAAGGCGGTTGAATTCGCTCGGAGCAAGAATAACAAGAATATGATGACAAGGTGATTAAGTGGTAAGCTGATAGAACGATATGATACGAAAAGAAGAAGTTTATAAGATAGGTATATTCAACAAGCCTCATGGTATTCATGGAGAATTGTCATTCACCTTTACGGATGACATTTTCGACCGCGTGGAAGCTGAATATCTCATTTGCTTGTTGGACGGGATATTTGTACCGTTCTTTATAGAAGAATATCGTTTTCGGTCGGACACTACGGCTCTCGTCAAACTTGAAGGAGTAGATACAGCCGAACGTGCACGCATGTTCACCAACATTGAGGTTTATTTTCCGGTGAAGCATGCGGAAGAAGCCGGACCGGGAGAGCTTAGTTGGGATTTCTTCGTAGGGTTCCGCATGGAAGAAATTCATTACGGCAAGTTAGGCGAAGTGACGGACGTGGATACCGCTACCCTGAATACACTGTTCGTGGTAGATTATAAAGGAGAAGAGCTACTGATTCCGGCACAGGAAGATTTTATTATAGATATTGACCGGAAGCATAAAGTCATTACGATGGACCTGCCGGAAGGGTTATTGGCTTTGGACGATATGGAAGAGGTGTAGAACAGGTGTGCAATAAAGCAATAAAAAGTCGGTAAGGCAATAAGATTCAATTTACAAATAGCAAAACAAAAGTATATAAGTGACAGCAAATAAGAAGAAAAAAAGAAGAAAGGCTTTTTGGAGTAATATCAAGTTCAAGTACAGACTGACCATTACGAATGAGAATACCCTTGAGGATATTATCACGTTGCGTGTGTCCAAACTGAACGGGCTCTCCGTTTTGCTTTCCGTACTGACGATACTCTTTCTGGTTGCTTCCCTGATTGTTGCTTTTACCCCATTGCGCAACTATCTGCCCGGATACATGAACAGTGAAATTCGTGCGCAGGTTGTGGAGAATGCCTTGCGTGTAGATTCTCTCCAGCAGTTGGTAGACAGGCAGAACCTGTACATAATGAATATCCAAGATATTTTCCAAGGTAAAATAAAAGCCGATACCATCCACTCCATCGACTCGCTGACCACTGTGCGTGAAGACTCACTCATGGAGCGGACGCAACGCGAAGCGGAATTCCGTAAGCAATACGAAGAAACGGAAAAATACAACCTGACAAGTATCACCTCCCGCCCCGATGTGGACGGATTGATATTCTACCGCCCCACCCGCGGCATGATTTCATCTCCTTTCAATGCAGAAAAGAAGCATTTCGGAACAGATATAGCCGCCAATCCGGGTGAAAGTGTATTGGCAACTTTGGACGGGACAGTCATCCTAAGTACCTATACAGCCGAAACCGGCTATTTGATAGAAGTACAGCACAATCAGGATTTTGTGTCTGTCTACAAGCATTGCGGTTCCCTCCTGAAACGTGAAGGCGATATCGTAAAAGGCGGAGAAGCCATTGCATTAGTAGGGAACACCGGACAACAGACCACCGGACCTCATCTGCACTTCGAGCTATGGCATAAAGGAAGAGCTGTGAATCCGGAACTTTATATTGTATTTTGAGAGTGAAATATTTAGGTATAAAGTATGAAGTATAAGATATAAAATCTGAAATCATAAATTATAAAGCTGATGAAGAAACAAATTGCCATACTTGGCTCTACCGGTTCTATCGGTACGCAGGCATTGCAAGTCATAGAGGAACATCCTGACCGGTACGAAGCCTACGTGCTGACAGCCAACAACCGGGTGGATGATCTGATTGCCCAGGCCCGTAAGTTCAAGCCTGAAGCAGTGGTAATAGCAAACGAAACCAAATATCAACAACTGAAAGACGCTCTTGCCGACCTGCCTATCAAAGTATATGCCGGCGAGGAAGCCTTGTGCCAGATTGTAGCGGAAACTCCCATTGACATAGTGTTGACCGCCATGGTGGGTTATGCCGGACTGAAACCGACCATGAACGCCATCCGCGCACGTAAAGTAATAGCCCTTGCCAACAAAGAGACATTGGTCGTGGCAGGCGAACTCATCAATGACCTGGCACGTTTCAGCGGTACTCCAATCCTGCCGGTAGACTCCGAGCACTCTGCTGTGTTCCAGTGTTTGACCGGAGAGGCAGACAACCCTATCGAAAAAGTTATACTGACAGCTTCCGGCGGCCCGTTCCGCACCTGCACAATGGAGCAGCTTGCCACCGTAACCAAAGCACAGGCCCTGAAACATCCCAACTGGGATATGGGAGCCAAAATCACCATAGACTCCGCTTCCATGATGAACAAAGGTTTCGAAGTGATTGAAGCCAAATGGCTGTTCGGTGTACGTCCCGATCAAATAGAAGTAGTGGTACATCCGCAATCAGTCATTCACTCAATGGTACAGTTTGAGGACGGAGCAGTGAAGGCACAGTTGGGGATGCCGGATATGCGCCTGCCCATCCAATACGCTTTCTCATATCCCGAACGCCTGAAAGCATCTTTCCCGCGGCTGGACTTCAAGCTCTGCACAGACTTGACATTTGAGCAACCGGATACAAAACGTTTCCGTAACCTGGCACTGGCATACGAAGCGTTGCATCGCGCAGGCAACATGCCATGCATCGTCAATGCCGCCAATGAAATAGTGGTAGCCGCTTTCTTGCGTGACGAAATATCCTTCCTTGGCATGAGTGATGTCATTGAAAAGACAATGGCACACGTATCCTTCATACAAAAGCCTACCTACGAAGACTATGTAGCAACGGATGCGGAAGCCCGGCGGATAGCAAAAGAACTGATAAATGGAAATTGATAGTTAAACAATAAATTGTAAATCATAAAATAATAAATAATTAGATGGAAACATTCTTGATTCGTGCCCTGCAACTCATTATGAGCCTTTCGTTGCTCGTCATCATTCATGAAGGAGGGCACTTTCTCTTCGCTCGCTTATTCAAAACACGAGTTGAAAAGTTCTGCTTATTCTTTGACCCCTGGTTCACCCTATTCAAATTTAAACCGAAAAACAGCGAAACAGAATACGGCATCGGCTGGCTGCCTTTAGGCGGATATGTCAAAATTGCCGGTATGATAGACGAATCTATGGATACCGAGCAGATGAAACAGCCGGTGCAACCTTGGGAGTTTCGCGCCAAACCGGCATGGCAACGTCTTCTGATCATGGTGGGCGGCGTGCTGTTCAACTTTATCTTAGCACTGTTCATTTACTCCATGATACTCTTTACGTGGGGTTCAGAATATGTTCCCTTGCAAAAAGTGGCATTGGGTATGGACTTCAACGAAACAGCCAAAGCCGTTGGTTTCCGCGACGGTGACATACTGGTT from the Bacteroides eggerthii genome contains:
- a CDS encoding 1-deoxy-D-xylulose-5-phosphate reductoisomerase — its product is MKKQIAILGSTGSIGTQALQVIEEHPDRYEAYVLTANNRVDDLIAQARKFKPEAVVIANETKYQQLKDALADLPIKVYAGEEALCQIVAETPIDIVLTAMVGYAGLKPTMNAIRARKVIALANKETLVVAGELINDLARFSGTPILPVDSEHSAVFQCLTGEADNPIEKVILTASGGPFRTCTMEQLATVTKAQALKHPNWDMGAKITIDSASMMNKGFEVIEAKWLFGVRPDQIEVVVHPQSVIHSMVQFEDGAVKAQLGMPDMRLPIQYAFSYPERLKASFPRLDFKLCTDLTFEQPDTKRFRNLALAYEALHRAGNMPCIVNAANEIVVAAFLRDEISFLGMSDVIEKTMAHVSFIQKPTYEDYVATDAEARRIAKELINGN
- the rimM gene encoding ribosome maturation factor RimM (Essential for efficient processing of 16S rRNA); translation: MIRKEEVYKIGIFNKPHGIHGELSFTFTDDIFDRVEAEYLICLLDGIFVPFFIEEYRFRSDTTALVKLEGVDTAERARMFTNIEVYFPVKHAEEAGPGELSWDFFVGFRMEEIHYGKLGEVTDVDTATLNTLFVVDYKGEELLIPAQEDFIIDIDRKHKVITMDLPEGLLALDDMEEV
- a CDS encoding M23 family metallopeptidase; translation: MTANKKKKRRKAFWSNIKFKYRLTITNENTLEDIITLRVSKLNGLSVLLSVLTILFLVASLIVAFTPLRNYLPGYMNSEIRAQVVENALRVDSLQQLVDRQNLYIMNIQDIFQGKIKADTIHSIDSLTTVREDSLMERTQREAEFRKQYEETEKYNLTSITSRPDVDGLIFYRPTRGMISSPFNAEKKHFGTDIAANPGESVLATLDGTVILSTYTAETGYLIEVQHNQDFVSVYKHCGSLLKREGDIVKGGEAIALVGNTGQQTTGPHLHFELWHKGRAVNPELYIVF
- the murA gene encoding UDP-N-acetylglucosamine 1-carboxyvinyltransferase, translating into MASFVIEGGHSLSGDIYPQGAKNEVLQIICATLLTAEEVTVHNIPDILDVNNLIQLMRDMGVNVSKKDIDTYSFQAANVDLTYLESDEFLKRCSSLRGSVMLVGPMVARFGKAMISKPGGDKIGRRRLDTHFIGIQNLGADFAYNEKREVYEISARQLQGTYMLLDEASVTGTANILMAAVLAKGKTTIYNAACEPYIQQLCRMLNRMGARIEGIASNLLTIEGVDELHGTEHTILPDMIEVGSFIGMAAMTKSELTIKNVSHENLGIIPDSFRRLGIKMEQRGDDIHVPAQETYQIESFIDGSIMTIADAPWPGLTPDLLSVLLVVATQAKGSVLIHQKMFESRLFFVDKLIDMGAQIILCDPHRAVVIGHNHGFRLRGGNMTSPDIRAGIALLIAAMSADGISRIHNIEQIDRGYQDIERRLNSLGARITRI